CTTCCTCACCTGCATCAGCGTGCACCGGTGTCTGGGCGTCTTACGCCCTCTGCGCTCCCTGCGCTGGGGCCAGGCCCGCTACGCTCGCCGGGTGGCCGGGGCCGTGTGGGTGTTGGTGCTGGCCTGCCAGGCCCCTGTGCTCTACTTTGTCACCACCAGCGCACGTGGGGGCCGCGTGACCTGCCACGACACCTCGGCGCCCGATCTCTTCAGCCGCTTCGTGGCCTACAGCTCAGTCATGCTGGGCCTGCTCTTCGCGGTGCCCTTTGCCATCATCCTTGTCTGTTACATGCTCATGGCTCGGCGGCTGCTAAAGCCGGCCTACGGGACCTCGGGCGGCCTGCCTAGGGCCAAGCGCAAGTCCGTGCGCACCATCGCCATAGTGCTGGCTGTCTTTGCCCTCTGCTTCCTGCCCTTCCATGTCACCCGCACCCTCTACTACTCCTTCCGCTCGCTGGACCTCAGCTGCCACACCCTCAACGCCATCAACATGGCCTACAAGATCACCCGGCCGCTGGCCAGTGCTAACAGTTGCCTTGACCCGGTGCTCTACTTCCTCGCTGGGCAGAGGCTTGTACGCTTTGCCCGAGATGCCAAGCCACCCACTGACCCCAGCCCTGCCACCCCGGCTCGCCGCAGGCTGGGCCTGCGCAGATCCGACAGAACTGACATGCAGAGGATAGAAGATGTGTTACGCAGCAGTGAGGACTCTAGGCGGACAGAGTCCACACCGGCTGGTAGCGAGAACACTAAAGACATTAGGCTGTAGGAGCAGAACACTTCAGCCTGCGCAGGTTTATATTGGGAAGCTGCAGGGACCAGGGCGTGTGCAGATTGTACGGTCTCCCCAGATATGGACCATCAGTGACTCATGCTGGATGA
The sequence above is a segment of the Theropithecus gelada isolate Dixy chromosome 14, Tgel_1.0, whole genome shotgun sequence genome. Coding sequences within it:
- the P2RY2 gene encoding P2Y purinoceptor 2, translating into MAADLGPWNGTINGTWDGDELGYRCRFNEDFKYVLLPVSYGVVCVLGLCLNAVALYIFLCRLKTWNASTTYMFHLAVSDALYAASLPLLVYYYARGDHWPFSTVLCKLVRFLFYTNLYCSILFLTCISVHRCLGVLRPLRSLRWGQARYARRVAGAVWVLVLACQAPVLYFVTTSARGGRVTCHDTSAPDLFSRFVAYSSVMLGLLFAVPFAIILVCYMLMARRLLKPAYGTSGGLPRAKRKSVRTIAIVLAVFALCFLPFHVTRTLYYSFRSLDLSCHTLNAINMAYKITRPLASANSCLDPVLYFLAGQRLVRFARDAKPPTDPSPATPARRRLGLRRSDRTDMQRIEDVLRSSEDSRRTESTPAGSENTKDIRL